The following proteins are encoded in a genomic region of Galbibacter sp. BG1:
- the nusG gene encoding transcription termination/antitermination protein NusG, whose amino-acid sequence MAEALAKQWYVVRAVSGQENKVKGYIEQDIARLGYEDYVDEVLVPTEKVVQIRNGKKINKERVYFPGYVMMKANLGGEIVHVIKSITGVIGFLGEVKGGDPVPLRKSEVNRMLGKVDELSVKTDNVAIPFVLGETVKVIDGPFNGFNGTVEKINEEKRKLEVMVKIFGRKTPLELSYMQVEKV is encoded by the coding sequence ATGGCAGAAGCGTTGGCAAAACAATGGTATGTAGTAAGGGCTGTAAGCGGTCAAGAGAATAAAGTTAAAGGCTACATAGAGCAAGATATCGCTCGTCTTGGGTATGAGGATTATGTAGATGAAGTGTTGGTGCCTACCGAAAAGGTGGTACAAATACGTAACGGAAAGAAAATAAATAAAGAGCGTGTTTATTTCCCTGGATATGTAATGATGAAAGCCAATCTAGGAGGGGAGATTGTGCACGTTATAAAATCTATAACTGGTGTTATCGGTTTTCTTGGAGAGGTTAAAGGAGGAGATCCTGTGCCATTGAGAAAATCGGAAGTAAATAGGATGTTAGGTAAAGTGGATGAGTTGTCTGTGAAAACAGATAATGTGGCCATTCCTTTCGTTTTAGGAGAAACTGTAAAAGTTATCGATGGTCCTTTTAACGGTTTCAATGGAACTGTAGAAAAGATCAACGAAGAAAAGCGTAAACTTGAGGTGATGGTTAAGATTTTCGGAAGAAAGACACCGTTGGAATTAAGTTATATGCAAGTAGAGAAAGTATAA
- the rplK gene encoding 50S ribosomal protein L11 produces the protein MAKEVSKVVKLQVRGGAANPSPPVGPALGAAGVNIMEFCKQFNARTQDKQGKVLPVVITVYKDKSFDFVIKTPPAAVQLMEAAKVKKGSGEPNRKKVASVTWDQVKAIAEDKMQDLNAFTVESAMSMVAGTARSMGLTVSGDKPF, from the coding sequence ATGGCAAAAGAAGTTAGTAAAGTAGTTAAGCTACAAGTTAGGGGAGGTGCTGCGAATCCGTCGCCACCGGTTGGACCCGCTTTAGGTGCTGCCGGTGTTAACATCATGGAGTTCTGTAAGCAGTTTAATGCTCGTACACAGGACAAACAAGGTAAGGTTTTACCTGTTGTTATCACCGTTTACAAAGACAAATCATTCGACTTTGTAATAAAGACACCGCCAGCGGCAGTTCAGCTAATGGAAGCGGCTAAGGTTAAAAAGGGATCTGGAGAGCCAAACCGTAAAAAGGTTGCTAGCGTTACTTGGGATCAAGTTAAAGCTATCGCAGAAGACAAAATGCAGGATCTTAATGCGTTTACTGTAGAATCGGCAATGAGCATGGTTGCAGGAACAGCAAGATCTATGGGATTAACGGTTTCAGGTGATAAGCCTTTTTAA
- the rplA gene encoding 50S ribosomal protein L1 → MAKLTKKQKEAVGKVDRNKLYSVEEASQLVKDITNVKFDASVDLAVRLGVDPRKANQMVRGVVTLPHGTGKDVKVLALVTPDKEAEAKEAGADYVGLDEYLQKIKDGWTDVDVIITMPSVMGKLGPLGRVLGPRGLMPNPKTGTVTMDVAKAVGEVKAGKIDFKVDKTGIVHAAIGKASFSADKIAGNANELLQTLMKLKPTAAKGTYVKSIFISSTMSPSIPVDPKAV, encoded by the coding sequence ATGGCAAAATTGACAAAAAAGCAAAAAGAAGCAGTTGGGAAAGTAGACAGAAACAAATTGTATTCTGTGGAAGAAGCTTCTCAACTAGTAAAAGATATCACTAACGTTAAGTTTGATGCATCTGTAGATTTAGCAGTACGTTTAGGAGTAGATCCTCGTAAAGCAAATCAAATGGTAAGAGGGGTAGTTACACTTCCTCACGGTACCGGGAAAGATGTAAAGGTTTTAGCCTTGGTTACTCCAGATAAGGAAGCTGAAGCTAAGGAAGCTGGAGCAGATTACGTAGGGTTAGACGAATACTTACAAAAGATCAAAGACGGTTGGACAGATGTTGATGTAATCATCACTATGCCAAGCGTTATGGGTAAATTAGGTCCCCTAGGACGTGTTTTAGGTCCAAGAGGTTTAATGCCAAACCCAAAGACTGGTACAGTTACAATGGATGTTGCTAAAGCTGTAGGTGAAGTAAAAGCTGGTAAAATCGACTTTAAAGTAGATAAAACTGGTATCGTTCACGCTGCAATAGGAAAAGCTTCATTCTCGGCAGATAAAATTGCTGGTAACGCCAATGAATTATTACAAACATTAATGAAACTTAAGCCAACTGCGGCTAAAGGAACCTATGTGAAGAGTATCTTTATTTCAAGTACTATGAGTCCTAGTATTCCTGTAGATCCTAAGGCAGTTTAA
- the rplJ gene encoding 50S ribosomal protein L10, whose protein sequence is MTREEKLTVIEDLTAQLGENGNIYLADISGLDAQTTSNLRRACFKANIKLAVVKNTLLAKAMDASDKDFGELPSVLKGNTSLMFSETGNGPAKVIKDFRKKSEKPLLKGAFIEEAIYLGDDKLDALVSIKSKDEVIGDIIGLLQSPAKNVISGLKSGGGKLAGILKTLSERES, encoded by the coding sequence ATGACTAGAGAAGAAAAGTTAACGGTAATAGAAGATTTAACTGCGCAGTTAGGTGAGAACGGAAATATCTATTTAGCAGATATTTCAGGATTGGATGCTCAAACAACTTCTAATTTACGTAGAGCTTGTTTTAAAGCAAACATCAAACTTGCAGTTGTAAAAAATACATTGCTTGCAAAAGCAATGGATGCTTCTGATAAAGATTTCGGGGAACTTCCATCAGTACTTAAAGGAAATACTTCTTTAATGTTTTCTGAAACTGGAAACGGTCCTGCAAAAGTAATTAAGGATTTCCGTAAGAAATCTGAAAAGCCTCTATTGAAGGGTGCTTTTATCGAAGAGGCTATTTACCTTGGAGATGATAAGCTAGATGCCTTAGTAAGCATCAAATCTAAAGACGAGGTTATTGGAGATATTATCGGATTGTTACAATCGCCTGCTAAGAATGTTATTAGCGGACTTAAATCAGGTGGTGGTAAATTAGCCGGTATTCTTAAGACTTTATCAGAAAGAGAATCATAA
- the rplL gene encoding 50S ribosomal protein L7/L12 — MADLKDFAEQLVNLTVKEVNELADILKEEYGIEPAAAAVAVAGGAAAGGDDAAEEKTEFDVILKAAGASKLAVVKLVKELTGLGLKEAKEIVDSAPKAIKEGVSKDEAEGLQKSLEEAGAEVELK; from the coding sequence ATGGCAGATTTAAAAGATTTTGCAGAACAATTAGTTAATTTAACAGTTAAAGAAGTAAACGAATTAGCTGATATCCTTAAAGAAGAGTATGGTATAGAGCCTGCTGCTGCAGCTGTAGCTGTTGCAGGTGGAGCTGCTGCTGGTGGTGACGATGCTGCTGAAGAGAAAACAGAATTTGATGTTATTCTTAAAGCTGCTGGTGCATCTAAGTTAGCTGTTGTAAAACTAGTTAAAGAATTAACTGGTCTTGGACTTAAAGAAGCTAAAGAAATAGTAGATAGCGCTCCTAAAGCTATTAAAGAAGGAGTATCTAAAGATGAGGCTGAAGGTCTTCAAAAGTCTTTAGAAGAAGCTGGTGCAGAGGTAGAATTAAAGTAA
- the rpoB gene encoding DNA-directed RNA polymerase subunit beta codes for MFTNQTERINFASAKNTPAYPDFLDIQIKSFQDFFQLETKSEERGNEGLYNTFLENFPITDTRNQFVLEFLDYFIDPPRYSIQECIERGLTYSVPLKARLKLYCTDPEHEDFETIVQDVYLGVIPYMTPSGTFVINGAERVVVSQLHRSPGVFFGQSFHANGTKLYSARVIPFKGSWIEFATDINSVMYAYIDRKKKLPVTTLFRAIGFERDKDILEIFDLAEEVKVSKSGLKKVLGRKLAARVLKTWHEDFVDEDTGEVVSIERNEIILDRDTVLEKEHIEEILETDVKTILLHKEDSQTGDYAIIYNTLQKDPTNSEKEAVEHIYRQLRNAEPPDEETARGIIDKLFFSDQRYNLGEVGRYRMNKKLGLDIAMDKQVLTKEDIITIIKYLIELINSKAEIDDIDHLSNRRVRTVGEQLSSQFGVGLARMARTIRERMNVRDNEVFTPIDLINAKTLSSVINSFFGTNQLSQFMDQTNPLAEITHKRRLSALGPGGLSRERAGFEVRDVHYTHYGRLCPIETPEGPNIGLISSLSVFAKVNGMGFIETPYRKVDNGKVDLSEILYLSAEEEEEKKIAQANIPLKDDGTIDSEKVIAREEGDFPVVDPDEIHYTDVAPNQIASISASLIPFLEHDDANRALMGSNMMRQAVPLLRPESPIVGTGLERQVASDSRVLINAEGNGVVDYVDASKIRIKYDRTENDRLVSFDDDFKTYDLVKFRKTNQGTSINLKPIVRKGDKVEKGQVLCEGYATQQGELALGRNLQVAFMPWKGYNFEDAIVISEKVVREDIFTSIHIDEYSLEVRDTKLGAEELTNDIPNVSEEATKDLDENGMIRIGAEVKPGDILIGKITPKGESDPTPEEKLLRAIFGDKAGDVKDASLKASPSLNGVVIDKKLFSRAIKDKRKRAKDKEDIAKLELEFESKFTALKDVLVDKLFSIVNGKTSQGVFNDLGEEVFPKGKKYTQKMLNAVDDFAHLVSGTWTTDDDTNALINDLLHNYKIKLNDLQGALRRDKFTISVGDELPAGIMKLAKVYIAKKRKLKVGDKMAGRHGNKGIVARIVRQEDMPFLEDGTPVDIVLNPLGVPSRMNIGQIYETVLGWAGKNIGKKFATPIFDGASLDQINELTDQAGIPRFGHTYLYDGGTGERFDQAATVGVIYMLKLGHMVDDKMHARSIGPYSLITQQPLGGKAQFGGQRFGEMEVWALEAYGASSTLREILTVKSDDVIGRAKTYESIVKGEMMPEPGLPESFNVLMHELKGLGLDIRLEE; via the coding sequence ATGTTCACAAATCAGACTGAAAGAATTAATTTCGCCTCTGCAAAGAATACTCCGGCATACCCGGATTTCTTGGACATTCAGATTAAATCATTCCAGGATTTCTTTCAACTGGAAACAAAATCTGAAGAGAGAGGTAACGAAGGTCTTTATAACACCTTCTTGGAGAACTTCCCCATTACTGATACGCGCAATCAATTTGTACTAGAATTTTTAGACTACTTTATCGATCCTCCCCGTTACTCTATCCAAGAGTGTATAGAAAGAGGGTTAACGTACAGTGTACCATTAAAGGCTAGACTAAAACTGTATTGTACAGATCCAGAGCACGAAGATTTTGAAACCATAGTACAGGATGTTTATTTGGGAGTAATTCCTTACATGACACCTAGTGGTACGTTTGTTATTAACGGAGCAGAACGTGTAGTCGTATCTCAATTACACAGGTCTCCAGGTGTATTCTTTGGTCAATCGTTCCACGCAAACGGGACAAAGTTATATTCTGCCAGAGTAATCCCTTTTAAAGGTTCTTGGATAGAATTTGCTACCGATATCAACAGCGTTATGTACGCTTATATCGATAGAAAGAAAAAATTACCTGTTACAACACTTTTCCGCGCCATTGGTTTTGAGCGTGATAAAGACATTTTGGAAATTTTCGATCTTGCTGAAGAGGTAAAAGTTTCTAAAAGTGGCTTGAAAAAAGTATTGGGCAGAAAGTTAGCGGCACGTGTGCTTAAAACTTGGCATGAAGATTTTGTTGATGAAGATACAGGAGAGGTAGTTTCTATTGAACGTAATGAAATTATCTTAGACAGGGATACGGTTCTGGAAAAAGAACATATCGAAGAAATCTTAGAAACCGATGTTAAAACTATCTTACTTCATAAGGAAGATAGCCAAACAGGCGACTATGCTATAATTTACAATACCTTACAAAAAGACCCTACAAACTCAGAAAAAGAGGCTGTAGAACACATATACCGTCAATTGCGTAATGCTGAGCCGCCAGATGAAGAAACGGCTAGAGGTATTATAGACAAGTTGTTCTTCTCCGATCAACGTTACAACTTAGGTGAAGTTGGTCGTTACAGAATGAACAAAAAGTTAGGCTTGGATATCGCAATGGATAAACAAGTTTTAACTAAAGAAGATATTATTACCATTATTAAATATCTAATCGAATTAATCAATTCTAAAGCAGAGATAGATGATATCGATCACTTATCTAACCGTCGTGTTAGAACCGTAGGTGAGCAGTTGTCTTCTCAGTTTGGTGTTGGTCTTGCCCGTATGGCAAGAACTATTCGTGAGCGTATGAACGTACGTGATAACGAGGTGTTTACACCAATCGATTTGATTAATGCGAAAACGTTATCATCGGTAATAAACTCTTTCTTTGGTACCAACCAGTTGTCTCAGTTTATGGATCAAACCAATCCATTGGCAGAGATTACGCACAAGCGTCGTCTATCGGCACTTGGGCCAGGGGGTCTTTCCCGTGAACGTGCAGGTTTCGAGGTTCGTGACGTTCACTATACGCACTACGGGCGTCTTTGTCCGATTGAAACACCTGAAGGGCCAAACATTGGTTTGATATCTTCACTAAGTGTGTTTGCTAAAGTGAATGGTATGGGATTCATTGAAACTCCATATAGAAAAGTAGACAATGGTAAAGTAGATCTTTCGGAGATACTTTATTTAAGTGCGGAAGAAGAAGAAGAAAAGAAAATAGCACAGGCAAACATACCTTTAAAAGACGATGGAACCATCGATTCTGAAAAAGTAATTGCCCGTGAGGAAGGTGACTTCCCAGTAGTAGATCCAGATGAGATCCACTACACCGATGTAGCGCCAAACCAAATTGCTTCTATTTCGGCTTCTTTAATTCCATTCTTGGAGCATGATGATGCGAACCGTGCATTGATGGGATCGAACATGATGCGTCAAGCAGTTCCATTATTAAGACCAGAATCTCCAATTGTTGGTACAGGTTTGGAGCGTCAAGTAGCTTCAGATTCCAGAGTATTGATCAATGCTGAAGGAAATGGAGTAGTGGATTATGTAGATGCTTCTAAAATCAGGATTAAATACGACAGAACTGAAAATGATAGATTGGTAAGTTTTGATGACGATTTTAAAACCTACGATCTTGTAAAATTCAGAAAAACAAACCAAGGAACTTCCATCAACTTGAAGCCTATCGTAAGAAAAGGTGATAAAGTTGAAAAAGGACAGGTACTTTGTGAAGGATATGCTACACAGCAAGGAGAACTGGCATTGGGTAGAAACCTACAAGTGGCCTTCATGCCTTGGAAAGGATATAACTTCGAGGATGCGATCGTAATTTCTGAAAAAGTGGTAAGGGAAGATATCTTTACCTCTATTCATATCGATGAGTATTCATTAGAAGTAAGAGATACCAAATTAGGTGCTGAAGAGTTAACAAACGATATTCCTAACGTTTCTGAAGAGGCTACAAAAGACCTTGATGAAAACGGGATGATTCGTATTGGTGCAGAAGTAAAACCTGGGGATATTTTAATTGGGAAGATTACACCGAAAGGGGAATCAGACCCAACTCCAGAGGAAAAATTACTTCGTGCCATCTTTGGTGACAAAGCCGGTGACGTTAAAGATGCTTCCTTAAAAGCGTCTCCATCGTTAAACGGGGTGGTAATCGATAAGAAATTGTTCTCAAGAGCTATTAAAGATAAGCGTAAGAGAGCAAAAGATAAAGAAGATATTGCTAAGTTGGAGTTGGAATTTGAAAGCAAATTCACTGCACTTAAAGATGTGTTGGTAGATAAGTTGTTCTCTATCGTAAACGGAAAAACATCACAAGGGGTATTCAACGATTTAGGGGAAGAAGTTTTTCCTAAAGGAAAGAAATATACTCAAAAGATGTTGAATGCTGTAGACGATTTCGCTCACTTGGTAAGTGGAACTTGGACTACAGATGACGATACGAACGCGTTGATCAACGATCTTCTTCACAATTATAAAATTAAATTAAACGACCTTCAAGGAGCTTTACGTAGGGATAAGTTTACTATTTCTGTTGGAGATGAATTACCAGCAGGAATTATGAAGCTTGCCAAAGTGTATATCGCTAAAAAACGTAAGCTTAAAGTAGGGGATAAAATGGCAGGTCGTCACGGTAACAAAGGTATCGTAGCGAGAATTGTTCGTCAAGAAGATATGCCATTCCTAGAAGATGGAACACCGGTAGATATCGTATTGAATCCACTAGGGGTACCATCGCGTATGAATATTGGTCAGATCTACGAAACCGTATTAGGTTGGGCAGGTAAAAACATCGGTAAGAAGTTTGCAACACCAATCTTTGATGGAGCATCTCTAGATCAGATTAATGAACTTACAGACCAAGCAGGAATTCCAAGATTCGGTCACACCTATCTTTACGATGGTGGTACTGGAGAACGTTTCGATCAAGCAGCTACAGTGGGTGTAATTTACATGCTTAAATTGGGTCACATGGTAGACGATAAGATGCACGCACGTTCTATAGGTCCATACTCATTAATTACGCAACAGCCTCTAGGAGGTAAAGCCCAATTTGGTGGTCAGCGTTTTGGTGAGATGGAGGTTTGGGCACTTGAAGCATACGGTGCATCAAGTACACTTAGGGAAATCTTAACTGTAAAATCTGATGATGTTATTGGTAGAGCTAAAACTTACGAGTCTATCGTTAAGGGAGAGATGATGCCAGAACCGGGATTGCCAGAATCATTCAATGTATTGATGCATGAATTGAAGGGTCTTGGATTAGACATTAGATTAGAAGAATAA
- the rpoC gene encoding DNA-directed RNA polymerase subunit beta' produces MARNKDKNTVQQRFNKISIGLASPESILAESRGEVLKPETINYRTHKPERDGLFCERIFGPVKDYECACGKYKRIRYKGIVCDRCGVEVTEKKVRRDRVGHINLVVPVAHIWYFRSLPNKIGYLLGLPSKKLDMIIYYERYVVIQPGDAKNADGEPVQKMDFLTEEEYLNILESIPAENQYLEDTDPNKFIAKMGAECLIELLSRIDLNELSYELRHKANTETSKQRKTEALKRLQVVEALRESQKNRENNPEWMIMKVIPVIPPELRPLVPLDGGRFATSDLNDLYRRVIIRNNRLKRLMEIKAPEVILRNEKRMLQESVDSLFDNTRKSSAVKTESNRPLKSLSDSLKGKQGRFRQNLLGKRVDYSARSVIVVGPEMKLYECGLPKNMAAELYKPFVIRKLIERGIVKTVKSAKKIIDKREPVVWDILENVLKGHPVLLNRAPTLHRLGIQAFQPKLIEGKAIQLHPLVCTAFNADFDGDQMAVHLPLGPEAILEAQMLMLASHNILNPANGSPITVPSQDMVLGLYYMTKARRSTEDHPIKGEGLTFYSADEVTIAFNEKKVDLNAMVKVRAKDFNEAGELVPQIIETTVGRILFNQVVPEKAGYINEVLTKKSLRDIIGNILKATDVPTTADFLDKIKSMGYNFAFKGGLSFSLGDIIIPEEKHPMIAEANEQVDGIMANYNMGLITNNERYNQVIDVWTSTNAMLTELAMKRIREDNQGFNSVFMMLDSGARGSKEQIRQLTGMRGLMAKPKKSTAGGGEIIENPILSNFKEGLSILEYFISTHGARKGLADTALKTADAGYLTRRLVDVSQDVIVNTEDCGTLRGVEVEALKKNDEIVESLGERILGRVSLHDVYDPLTEELLVAAGEEVSEELVKKIEASPVERMEVRSPLTCEARQGICAKCYGRNLATGKMVQRGEAVGVVAAQSIGEPGTQLTLRTFHVGGIAGNISEENKIIAKFKSKVEIEDLKTVKGTDAEGKEVDIVISRTAEVKFIDEKTNITLATNNVPYGSQIFVKEGQSVEKGTIICQWDPYNAVIVSEFSGKIAYENIDQGVTYQVEIDEQTGFQEKVISESRNKKLIPTLLIKDKKGETLRSYNLPVGAHIMVDNDEKIEEGKTLVKIPRRSSKAGDITGGLPRVTELFEARNPSNPAVVSEIDGVVSFGKIKRGNREIIVESKLGDIKKYLVKLSNQILVQENDYVRAGMPLSDGSITPEDILRIKGPSAVQQYLVNEVQEVYRLQGVKINDKHFEVVVRQMMRKVNIQDSGDTTFLEQQLVHKDDFIEENDRIFGMKVIEDAGDSTTLKAGQIISPRELRDENSILRRNDKELVVARDVVPAVATPILQGITRASLQTKSFISAASFQETTKVLNEAAVSGKIDDLEGLKENVIVGHRIPAGTGMRDYDDIIVGSKEEYNEIMASKQQHVNF; encoded by the coding sequence ATGGCTAGAAATAAAGATAAGAATACAGTACAACAGAGGTTTAATAAAATCTCTATCGGTTTGGCCTCTCCAGAGTCTATTTTAGCAGAGTCTAGAGGAGAAGTGCTAAAACCGGAAACCATTAATTACCGTACGCACAAGCCAGAGCGTGACGGTCTTTTCTGTGAGCGTATTTTTGGTCCGGTAAAGGATTACGAATGTGCTTGTGGAAAATACAAGAGAATACGTTACAAAGGTATAGTTTGTGACCGATGTGGTGTGGAGGTTACCGAGAAAAAGGTACGTAGAGATAGAGTAGGGCACATTAATTTGGTGGTACCAGTAGCACATATCTGGTATTTCCGTTCGTTACCAAATAAAATAGGTTACCTTCTTGGATTGCCATCTAAGAAGTTGGACATGATTATCTATTACGAGCGTTACGTAGTAATCCAACCTGGAGATGCTAAAAATGCCGATGGAGAACCAGTTCAAAAAATGGATTTCCTTACGGAAGAAGAATATTTAAATATTCTTGAATCTATTCCTGCGGAAAACCAATACTTGGAAGATACAGACCCAAATAAGTTTATTGCTAAAATGGGTGCGGAGTGTTTGATCGAACTTTTATCAAGAATCGATCTTAATGAACTTTCTTACGAATTAAGACACAAAGCGAATACAGAAACTTCTAAGCAACGTAAAACGGAAGCACTTAAGCGTCTTCAAGTTGTTGAAGCACTTAGGGAATCTCAAAAGAACAGAGAGAACAACCCAGAGTGGATGATCATGAAAGTAATTCCGGTGATTCCACCAGAATTACGTCCATTGGTTCCTTTGGATGGAGGTCGTTTTGCAACTTCAGATTTAAATGATCTTTACCGTCGTGTGATTATTAGAAACAATCGTTTAAAGCGATTGATGGAAATTAAAGCACCAGAAGTAATTTTACGTAATGAGAAGCGTATGCTTCAGGAGTCGGTAGATTCACTATTCGACAACACACGTAAATCTTCAGCGGTAAAAACGGAATCTAACAGACCGTTAAAATCACTTTCAGATTCATTAAAAGGTAAACAAGGACGTTTCCGTCAAAACCTTCTAGGTAAGCGTGTTGATTATTCTGCACGTTCGGTAATTGTTGTTGGACCAGAAATGAAATTATACGAGTGTGGTCTTCCGAAGAACATGGCAGCAGAGCTGTACAAGCCTTTTGTAATTAGAAAATTAATTGAAAGAGGAATTGTAAAAACGGTAAAATCTGCCAAGAAAATTATAGATAAAAGAGAGCCTGTAGTTTGGGATATCCTAGAGAACGTACTTAAAGGACACCCAGTACTACTTAACCGTGCTCCTACGCTTCACCGTTTGGGTATTCAAGCGTTCCAGCCTAAGTTAATTGAAGGAAAAGCTATTCAGTTGCACCCATTGGTATGTACGGCATTCAACGCCGATTTCGATGGGGATCAAATGGCGGTTCACTTACCACTAGGTCCAGAAGCGATTTTGGAAGCACAAATGTTAATGTTGGCTTCCCATAACATATTGAACCCTGCAAATGGTTCACCAATTACAGTACCTTCCCAGGATATGGTTCTTGGACTGTACTATATGACCAAAGCAAGAAGATCTACAGAAGATCACCCGATTAAAGGGGAAGGATTAACGTTCTATTCTGCAGATGAAGTAACTATTGCTTTTAATGAAAAGAAAGTTGATTTGAACGCCATGGTTAAAGTGCGTGCAAAAGACTTTAATGAAGCAGGGGAATTGGTGCCACAGATTATTGAAACTACGGTAGGTAGAATTTTGTTCAACCAAGTAGTTCCAGAAAAGGCAGGTTATATTAACGAAGTATTGACTAAAAAGTCGCTGCGTGATATTATTGGAAATATTTTAAAAGCTACGGATGTTCCTACCACTGCAGATTTCTTGGATAAGATCAAGAGTATGGGTTATAACTTCGCATTTAAGGGAGGTCTTTCTTTCAGTTTAGGGGATATTATTATTCCTGAAGAAAAACACCCAATGATTGCCGAGGCAAACGAGCAGGTGGATGGAATTATGGCCAATTATAACATGGGTCTTATTACCAATAATGAGCGTTATAATCAGGTTATTGATGTTTGGACATCTACAAACGCAATGCTTACCGAGCTAGCCATGAAACGTATTCGTGAAGACAACCAAGGGTTTAACTCGGTGTTCATGATGCTTGATTCTGGAGCAAGGGGATCTAAAGAACAGATCCGTCAGCTTACAGGTATGCGTGGATTAATGGCGAAACCTAAAAAATCTACTGCCGGTGGTGGGGAAATTATTGAGAATCCAATTCTTTCTAACTTTAAAGAAGGTCTTTCTATTCTTGAATACTTTATCTCTACTCACGGTGCACGTAAAGGACTTGCGGATACGGCATTGAAAACTGCAGATGCTGGTTACTTAACACGTCGTTTGGTAGATGTTTCTCAAGATGTTATTGTGAATACGGAAGACTGCGGAACTTTACGTGGTGTAGAAGTTGAAGCATTGAAGAAAAATGATGAAATCGTTGAATCTCTAGGGGAAAGAATTCTTGGACGTGTGTCGCTACACGATGTGTACGATCCACTTACAGAAGAATTGTTGGTGGCTGCCGGAGAAGAAGTTTCAGAAGAACTTGTTAAGAAAATCGAAGCTTCTCCTGTAGAAAGAATGGAAGTGCGTTCGCCACTTACATGTGAGGCTAGACAAGGGATCTGTGCTAAATGTTACGGTAGAAACCTAGCTACAGGAAAAATGGTTCAAAGAGGAGAGGCTGTTGGAGTTGTTGCTGCACAGTCTATTGGAGAGCCTGGTACGCAGCTTACGCTACGTACATTCCACGTGGGAGGTATTGCAGGAAACATTTCAGAAGAAAACAAAATCATCGCTAAGTTTAAGAGCAAGGTTGAGATTGAAGATCTTAAAACTGTTAAAGGAACCGATGCAGAAGGAAAAGAAGTTGATATTGTAATTTCCAGAACAGCAGAGGTTAAGTTTATCGATGAGAAAACAAATATTACTTTGGCTACCAACAACGTTCCTTACGGTTCGCAAATTTTTGTGAAAGAAGGACAGTCGGTAGAAAAAGGAACAATTATTTGTCAGTGGGATCCATACAACGCGGTGATTGTTTCTGAATTCTCAGGAAAAATTGCTTACGAAAATATCGATCAAGGGGTTACTTATCAAGTAGAAATCGATGAACAAACCGGTTTCCAGGAAAAAGTAATTTCTGAATCTAGAAACAAAAAGTTAATCCCAACCTTATTGATTAAAGATAAGAAAGGTGAAACTTTACGTTCTTACAACTTACCAGTAGGAGCTCACATTATGGTAGATAATGATGAGAAAATCGAAGAAGGTAAAACACTTGTTAAGATTCCAAGAAGATCTTCTAAAGCAGGGGATATTACTGGAGGTCTTCCAAGAGTTACCGAGCTTTTCGAAGCACGTAACCCTTCTAATCCAGCGGTAGTTTCAGAGATCGATGGTGTTGTTTCCTTCGGAAAAATAAAAAGAGGTAACCGTGAGATTATCGTAGAATCTAAATTAGGGGATATTAAGAAGTACTTGGTTAAATTATCTAACCAAATCTTGGTGCAGGAGAACGATTATGTTCGTGCTGGAATGCCTCTTTCTGATGGTTCTATAACTCCGGAAGATATCTTGAGAATTAAAGGCCCATCTGCTGTACAGCAATACTTGGTAAATGAAGTACAGGAAGTGTACCGTTTACAAGGGGTGAAAATTAACGATAAGCACTTTGAGGTAGTAGTACGTCAAATGATGCGTAAAGTTAATATTCAGGATTCTGGAGATACTACATTCCTTGAGCAACAATTAGTTCACAAAGACGACTTCATTGAAGAAAATGATAGAATCTTTGGAATGAAAGTAATCGAGGATGCAGGGGACTCCACTACCTTAAAAGCTGGACAAATTATTTCTCCACGTGAGTTGAGGGATGAGAACTCTATCTTAAGAAGAAATGATAAGGAATTGGTAGTAGCAAGAGATGTAGTTCCTGCAGTTGCTACACCAATACTACAGGGTATCACAAGAGCGTCATTACAAACGAAGTCGTTTATTTCGGCTGCATCGTTCCAGGAAACTACAAAAGTACTGAACGAGGCTGCAGTGAGCGGTAAAATAGATGACCTTGAAGGATTAAAAGAAAATGTAATTGTTGGACACAGAATCCCAGCTGGTACAGGAATGAGAGACTATGATGATATTATTGTAGGATCGAAAGAAGAGTACAATGAGATTATGGCTAGTAAACAACAGCACGTTAACTTTTAA